ATACAGCTTATGCACTTCCCTGGCATAATGGTCAGTGGAAGGCCCGCGGCCTCAAACAAGGCACTTATACGGTTTTCGTGAATGCTTCCAATGGTTACAGCGATACCACCATTACCGGTGTGGAAGTGACAGCAGGAAAAGAAACGAACCTGAACAAGATCATCCTCCACAAATAAATATTCTTCTTTTTGATCTCAGCTCAATGATCGGGAGGCTGCCGCAGAGGCAGCCTCTTTGATTTTTACATGCACATACTGATCAGTATCATAACCAGACCTCCTGTTATTTTGTACCTTTGCCGCACATTCTATTCTATGCTCATCTACAAAGAATTTACATTCGATTCCGCCCATTTCTTACCCAATGTACCGGACGGACATAAATGCAAGGAGATGCATGGCCATACCTATCGCCTTCGCGTATGGATCGAAGGCAAGCCTGATCCGCAACTCGGATGGGTAATGGACTTTGCAGTACTGAAGAAGATCATCAAACCTGTAGTGTCCACACTGGACCATAAATGTCTCAATAATATTCCCGGCCTTTCCAATCCCACCTGCGAGCTGATCGCGGTCTGGATCTGGGACCAGTTGAAACCCTCCATCCCCGCCATGAAGCGGCTGGAACTGCACGAAACGCCCACCTCGGGCGTAGTGTACGAAGGAGAATGATCATGCAATCAGCAATGGGCTACGCCTGGTGATGTTTGAAGAAATGGTCCAGCGAAATGGGACCGCCACCTTCCACCAGGAAAAATAACAGCAGCAGAAAAGTTACTATCGTAAGTGGGAACATAGACCCTGCTGCGAAAATTCCCTGTTGTGTGGTGATGAAGATCAGCGCACCCAGCAGAATGGGGATTTGAAGCGCCACAGCCCAACGGGTGAACAGGCCAACAATGATCATCACTCCACCCAGCAAATGCGCCCAGGTAACAAAGATGGATATGGCATCATTTTGTGCTGCCAGGCGGCTGTTCTGTAACAGGAGATCCAGTTCTGCAGAGTTGATCATGAAGGAGTAGCCCTTGATGAATAAACATAATCCCAGTGCAACCCGGATGACTACCAGCCAGCGCGGGTGATGCGTTAAGCTCCAGTTATGGATTTGTTGAAGCGTACCCATGGCAGTAATTTTTAAAAGAACGATTGAAAGAATTATGCCATATAAAGTTACGTTTATCCCCTGCCAGCTACAAGTTAAATTTCAAATGCAAAATATTTTCGATACTGGCACGTTTTTTTGAGTGTTAGCGCTGATCTTTGCGGACTTAAATCATTACAAACAAAACAATCAGCGCCGATCCGAGCCTTCAAAACATCAATAACTTATGAAAAGATCTACCTGGCTGCCGGCAGCCACCGCCCTTACCTTTATCTCAGCTTTCGTGTTCAATGGATGTAAACCTGGTACCCGTGGCGTAGCCGCCGAAGTTCAGGCCGCTCCCTTTACCAAACATGATACTGATACAGCTCAACCCCCAGTAGCCCCTGCAGCAGCCGTTCTGGATACTGCCCTCTATGACGCCAAACTCAAATACATGGCCAATGGAGATACCTCCGGCAGATGGCCTGTTAAAACAGATTACCCGCTCCCCGGCGCTGTTCTTCCCTTCAAACGTGTACTCGCTTTTTATGGCAACCTGTACTCCACCAAAATGGGTATCCTGGGTGAACTGCCGGAAAAAGATATGCTCGCTAAATTGCAGGAAGAAGTAAAGAACTGGCATGCCGCCGACACCAGCATGGAAGTAGTGCCCGCATTGCACTACATCGCAGTAACGGCCCAGGGAAGCGCAGGTGCCGATGGCAAATACCGCCTCCGTATGCCACACAAGGAGATCGATAAGATCCTCGTAATGGCCGAAAAAATCAATGCACTCGTGTTCATAGATATCCAGGTTGGCCTCAGCAACCTTCAGGCTGAAGTGCCACAGCTGGAAAAATACCTGAAAATGCCGCATGTGCATCTCGGTATCGATCCTGAGTTTTCCATGAAAACAGGCAAGAAGCCCGGCTCTGTGATCGGATCATTCGATGCCGCGGATATCAACTACACAACAGAATATCTCGCCAAACTCGTGAAGGAAAACAACCTGCCTCCAAAAATGCTGGTAGTTCACCGCTTCACAAGACCGATGGTGACCAACTATAAAAATATCAAGCTGCGTCCTGAGACCCAGATCATCATGGACATGGACGGGTGGGGAGCGCAGGCGCGTAAGATCAGCACCTACCGCTCTTTCCTGTATCCGGAGCCTGTGCAGTATACTGGGTTCAAGCTTTTCTATAAAAATGATTTTAGAGAGAAGGGAGCAGGATCATGACCCCGGCGGAGGTTTTGAAATTGAAGCCGCAGCCGGTTTATATTCAATACCAGTAAGAGGTTTAGAATTTTTTGTGGAGCCGCTCAGGGATGGGCGGCTCTTCTTTTTTCAAAGCGGGGGATATGGATTGTGAGCTGGGAAACAAACCAGCGCGGGAGGATTTTTTTTGAGCTGTGGTTGGTTGGGGTGGGCTATTGTATCAAGCCGGACTTCTTCGCTTATGTTTCCAGGGCGCGTAATCCATATTCCCCCGCTTTGAAATCACCTTGAAGGTGCATCATAATGAGGGTAGCTCCATGATGAAATTCACTCACCATTATTGGTTGAAACAAAAAGGCTGTGCTTCAATGTTCAACACTGACAGGGTTAATGATTCTGCATCGCTTCACTGAATCATTTTAATGAAATGATGAACCACTGGGTTCTGCAAGAGCGGCAGGTATAGTGAAAGCCGCTCCGCTGCTGATCTTTAGCGCACTGCGTGAGAAGGGGAGAGGGAAAAAAGCGGCAGGATGCTGATGAATGGCCGGCAATGAATAGAAAGACGAAGTAATCAGCAGGAATTATTGAATGCTGATCAAAACATAAAATCTAATCCGATAATTCAATAGTTGCATTCAGAAAGCACATTGAAAAACTATGGATCATTGCTTTGCTAGTTTAGCAAGAGAGAATAGAAGCAATGCGATCACTGAAAGAAATCACATTAGTTTCCTGCAATTCGCCAATCAAAAGTGGAATTGTGTAATAAAATAATTCAGAAAAAAATGCAGCAGTCTGAATCAAACTGCTGCACATTCCGGGGATCGGGCCGGTGAAGGGGTATGGGAAACGGGCCTTGGAAACATAAGCGAAGAAGCATGGCTAAGCTCAATAGCCCAACCCAACCAACCACAGCTCAAAAAAAATCCTCCCGCGCCGGTCTGTTTCCCAGACCGCTTTCTCATACCCCCTCAACGGCCTACCCCTCAACAGCCTACCGGCTGCCCAGTAATTTTTTTCTGAATTCAACCGCTGCTGCATTTGCTTTTTCAGCAGGCACCACAATGAATGCCGGATTTTCGGCCAGCACAATTTTTGTACTGGTCTTGCTGCCGCGATGATCATATTCGATGTCGAGCCTGTCACCAGGTTTGTGGGATTTCAAGAGCTCGGTGAGATCGGATTGCTTGCGAAGCGGCTTACCATTCAATGAGAGGATCTGATCATCCACATCGAGACCAGCATTATAGAGCGGCGTTCCGTTCACAGTATTGGAAGCGATAGTGAGCGAGTTTGCGCCATCCCTCCATTGTACATTTCCAACCCAGGCTTTTCCTTCGTTGGACCTTTTCAGCAGGAGCCCGGCTTTTTCGAGAAGCGGAGCGTAATCAAGCGGTTCATGTCCTTTGATGTATTTGGAAAAGAAATCGGAAGCGAATTGTTTGTTGCCCGTTAGCTGGGCCAGTACATCCTGCAAACCGTCTACATTGTAGGGGATCTCTGTTTTACCGTATTTCTTCCACACGGCAGTCATGTAGTTGTCGAGCGTAAGATTGTTGAACCGGCTGCGCAATTCCAGGTCAAGGGCCAGCGCAATGGCGGCTCCATACGGATAGTAGGAAGTGTACATGTTCACGTAATTGCTTTTGTCGATTGCAACGCCGGCATCTACGAAAACCGCATGGCGGCTCACTTCCACGGGAGAGAAGCGCTTCGCGCCCTGCGTATTTACTTTGGTGTTGATGAGACTGCCCATTACGCGGAGATAATCTTCTTCGCTCATGCAGCCTGCACGTTCGGTGAGCAGGTCGCCGTAGTATTGTGTGAAGCCTTCAGCAAACCAGAGCTCATTGCTCATATTGCTTTTCTCGAAATTGAAAGGCTCCAGCGTTTTCGGGCGGATGCGCTCTACATTCCAGCAGTGAAAGAATTCATGTGCGAATACATCCAGCAATTCATTGTTGCCATCGAAATTGATGGGAATACTGATCACCGTGGAATTGCGATGCTCCATGCCATCGCCTTTCACCCAGGGATTGATGCTGGCAATGAATGTGTAGGTGCCATGATCGAAATCGGGCAGTTCTCCGTATACTGCCATCGATTGTTCGGTGATGCGTTTCACTTTATTGGTGAATGCAGTGAGCAGGCTGTCTGAGCTGCTGCCTTCGAAAGCAAAACGGATCCTGTATGATTTACCGGAAGGATTGGTGAGACTCCATTCCTTCCAGGTGAGGGAGCCGATCTTTGTTGGACTGTCCATGAAATACTGAAGGCCTGGTGCTGTGAAAGCCGTGGAATCGTTGGTGGGCTTGAGTTGTGTGGCAATGCTCCATTGTTTGCCTTCAGGGATATTGAATTTTACAGAGATGGGTGTTTTATCATATCCCTTGATCCACATGAAAGCTGCAGGCATATTGAAATGAATGCTGGTGGCATCGATCCCTGCATAAGTGCCGTCAGGATGATTGGCATAGAGCGTATACTCGAGGCGGATCTGTCCGTCTGTATGCTGAACTTCGTACACATCTCCGTCTGTTCGGGTAATGGTGAGTGGTTTGTTATTCTTGCCGAAGGCCTTCACGTCGTACACATTCTTTCCGAATTCGTGGGTGGCATAACGGCCGGGTGAAGAGCGGCTCATGCGGAAGACAGCCGTCTTTTGTTTGGTGCCGATGCCGGTTACGTTGAGACTGATCTGTGCCTCGTGGTGCGTGATATTGGGGAAGGAAACTGAATAGCTGATCTGTTGTGCCTGCAGTGAAGCGATCACCAGCAGGAAAAAGAACAAGGATAGAGATTTCTTCATGATGTACGTTTAATAGTATACAAGATAGGGCTTTCTTCGATTTTGTACATTTGAGTCAAAGAATCGGAT
This portion of the Pseudobacter ginsenosidimutans genome encodes:
- a CDS encoding DoxX family protein, whose protein sequence is MGTLQQIHNWSLTHHPRWLVVIRVALGLCLFIKGYSFMINSAELDLLLQNSRLAAQNDAISIFVTWAHLLGGVMIIVGLFTRWAVALQIPILLGALIFITTQQGIFAAGSMFPLTIVTFLLLLFFLVEGGGPISLDHFFKHHQA
- a CDS encoding M61 family metallopeptidase, which codes for MKKSLSLFFFLLVIASLQAQQISYSVSFPNITHHEAQISLNVTGIGTKQKTAVFRMSRSSPGRYATHEFGKNVYDVKAFGKNNKPLTITRTDGDVYEVQHTDGQIRLEYTLYANHPDGTYAGIDATSIHFNMPAAFMWIKGYDKTPISVKFNIPEGKQWSIATQLKPTNDSTAFTAPGLQYFMDSPTKIGSLTWKEWSLTNPSGKSYRIRFAFEGSSSDSLLTAFTNKVKRITEQSMAVYGELPDFDHGTYTFIASINPWVKGDGMEHRNSTVISIPINFDGNNELLDVFAHEFFHCWNVERIRPKTLEPFNFEKSNMSNELWFAEGFTQYYGDLLTERAGCMSEEDYLRVMGSLINTKVNTQGAKRFSPVEVSRHAVFVDAGVAIDKSNYVNMYTSYYPYGAAIALALDLELRSRFNNLTLDNYMTAVWKKYGKTEIPYNVDGLQDVLAQLTGNKQFASDFFSKYIKGHEPLDYAPLLEKAGLLLKRSNEGKAWVGNVQWRDGANSLTIASNTVNGTPLYNAGLDVDDQILSLNGKPLRKQSDLTELLKSHKPGDRLDIEYDHRGSKTSTKIVLAENPAFIVVPAEKANAAAVEFRKKLLGSR
- the queD gene encoding 6-carboxytetrahydropterin synthase QueD — its product is MLIYKEFTFDSAHFLPNVPDGHKCKEMHGHTYRLRVWIEGKPDPQLGWVMDFAVLKKIIKPVVSTLDHKCLNNIPGLSNPTCELIAVWIWDQLKPSIPAMKRLELHETPTSGVVYEGE